TGCTTTGTGCAGGCAGAGCCGCGTTCTCGCTTCAACAGTGCTTGAACGGAACCGGCTCGCTCCCACCCCGCCGTCCGTCTGTCATCCATCCGTCCATCCGTCCTGCCGCTGCAGCCATCCATCTGTCCCTCCGTCTGCGCCCGCCCGCCATGGACTCCCAGATCCGCCAGAACTACCACCGCGACTGCGAGGCCGCCGTCAACCGCATGGCCAACATGGAGCTCCACGCCTCCTACGTCTACCTCTCCATGGTAGGGTCCCGGGGGCCGAGGGACCCCCCAGGGCCGTggcacccccccacaccccatgGCCATTCTGCCCTGTACTGGTCGGTGCCGGTTGCGGCAGTGCCGCCTGTGAGGGCGAGATAAggggagggtggcagggagggGTCGGGGGGgccctgcaggagctggggagctGGTCGGGGGGGCTCCTGGGGGTGCCTGCCCATATCTCCTGTCCTGCAGGCATTCTACTTCGAGCGGGATGATGTGGCGCTGCCCCGCCTGGGACGCTTCTTCCTGGCGCAGTCGCACGAGGAGCGAGAACACGCCGAGGGGCTGCTGCGCTTCCAGACACGCCGCGGGGGCCGCGTGCTGCTGCATGACATCAAGGTGGTGTGCCTGGGCTGCGTTCGGGGTGACTCAGGCTGCGGGGGGGGCACAGCTATAGGGGGGCTGCCTGGGCTGTGTTGGGGAGCACGGAGGTGTTGGCTGCGTTGCGGTACCTGGGCTGCACGAGGAGGCATGCCTGCCTGGGGGTGCCCGGGCTGAACGGGGGGGCGTGGCGTGGCTGCACTGGCGTGCCTGGGCTGCATGGGCGATGTGACCATCCACGGGGTGACCATCCCCGTCCCCTTCGCCCTCCCCAGAAGCCGGAGCGTGACGCTTGGGGCTCAGCGCTGGAGGCGGCAGAGGCGGcgctgcagctggagaaatcGGTGAACCAGGCACTGCTGGACCTGCACCGCCTGGCCACCGAGAAGGGGGACCCCCACGTGAGTCACGCTCTGCCCCCTTGCAGGGTCTGCCTCTTGAGACGCTGCTGGGCCGTCCCCGTTCCTTTTCCCACGCCCAACCCTTGGGGTCTACCCCTGTGCTCGAGGGTCCTTGTCCCCGTTCCCTGCCGCTCCAGGGTTTCCGCCTGGACTTGCTGGCCTTACCCCTGTACCTCCCTTGGGATCCCCACCTGTCCCTGGGCGTCCCTGCCCCTCCGAGGTCTCCTCAGACacctctgtcccctccctgcgGAGCTCCCCGGCCCCTCGCTGATGCCCCTCTCCCCGCAGCTCTGCGACTTCCTCGAGTCCCACTACCTGGATGAGCAGGTGAAGGCCATCAAGGTGCTGGGGGACCACATCACCAACCTGCGGCGCctggctgggggtgctggggtgccgggggggggcccGAGCGGCCTCGGCGAGTACCTCTTCGACCGCCTCAGCCTGGAGGAGCGCAGCTGAAGCCCCCCCACGGGCGgccccctgggacccccctcccaggactcCCTCCCAGACCCTGTAACCCCTCTGCCCCATCCAAGGGGGCTCACCTGCTGGGGGTCCCCCCCCCAGCATGACTCCAATAAAGGGTCTGCTCTTGCTCCCCCATCTGTCTCCTTTGAATGGCCCCCCCGGGggtcccccttcccctgcccagtgctctgaGGGCTGGCTCGGGGGTTGTGCCCGTCTATCTGGGGGGACAGGGTGCCTGCTGCCCCCGGCCACGGCGGCAACCCCCTGGGTGACACGGGGCGGGCGGATGGACGGACAGATGTGACTCagcactggggtggggggggaacaCTGccaggggggtgggggtgggtggggggcgTGCAGCCACCAAAGTCCCCTCGTCCCGGGAAGAGGGGCCTGGTAGGGACACACAActctgggtgctggggaaggctgcGCGGACCCGGCGGGGGCTCGGAGCAATGGCGGCGGCTTCCCAGGGCGCTGCCCGGGGCGTGCTCCGGGCTTCCGGGAGAGGTGACGTTGTCCCCGCAGGGCCGgagtcggggggggggggctgcatcCCGTGGCATGGCGGGAGCTGTAGTCTCTGGGCTGCCGGTCTGCCGTGCCGGCCGGGGGGGTGTGTGCGGGTAGGGGTGGTTCTCTGCCAGGGCCTCGGGGCAGACGTGTTGATTTGTGGTGCATGTTGGGGAGCGGTGGGTCTCGGCCAGGGGTTCCGGTCAGCCACGTTGCGCTCCGTGGCAGGCCGGGAGCTGCGGTTTGGGCACCTCGGTGCGTCCCTTCCTCAGTCTCCAGGGACAGCGGGGGTGTCCCCAGTTTGTCTCTTGGGGACCCCTCCTGCGTCTCTGATCGCATCCCAgaactttttcttccccctttggGCCTCCCTAGTTGCTTCAGGACCCCTCCTGAGGCCTTCCTCGTGCCCCAGAGGACTCCTTTAGTCCTCCGCACCATCTGGAACGCCTCTGTTCAGCCTCTTGCCCCCTGAGAACGTGCGTAGTCTGCTCAGATCTCCCCGGACATGCCATGGGGCCACTCTGGAGGGCAGCGGAGCCCTTTGCGGGTCCTGGCCAAGCCCCGCCAAGGCCCCGGGGCTCTCGGGAGGGCAGTTGTATTCCCCTGAGTTTACACTGTCTCCTGACACCTCCCCTGCTCTGCCCGGTCCCCTCAGGACTTCCCTACTCCTGTCAcgatgcctcccgagaccttccTCGTCCCCGCAGCCCTCTTGCCTCTGTAGCGCACTTTGGACCCTTCTAGCTCCTCCAGAACGCCTATTTTGTTCCTCTACGCCATTTAGGATTTCCTCTGTTCAGTCCCTGTCCCCCTGAGGACATCTCTACTCCGCTCGGATCCCCTCCTGAGTTCCTCTTCGTGGCCCCCAGCCTTCTTTGGTCGCTCTGGCCTCCTCGGGACCCATCGACTCCCTTTCCTGGGGCCCCCGGAGGCCTCAGAGGTTCTCCTCGGCGTGCTGGTAGCTCTGGACTTAACTTTGGATACCTCTTGTTCTATCAGAGCCTCTTCTCAGGCCATCGCTATTCCTCAGAGCAGtctttttgtcttctctctGGGATGCCTCCCGTCGGTCCCAGACCCCCTGGGGACATCCGTACTCTGCTCATATGACTTCCTGAGTTCACCTTTGTGTCCTCGAGTCTTCCTTTGTCCCTCTGACCCTCTCAGGATGCCTTTCTTCCCGTCATGTCGTCTCCGGAgtccttccttgtgctccacagccGTCTTCTAGCTCTCCTTCGATCTCGCTTGTTTCCTCATAACCTCTTCCCAGGCTTTCTTCATCCATTTTTATCGACACCTCTCCCGCAGcgttttttgttgtgttttgcaatttatttttgttctggcTACTTAGGTGTTAATTAGGCTGCTTCACGCAGTTTCCAACGCATTTCTtgtatttccatgctttttttggtgttttctgtcctttgggACTTACCTATTTCTGTTAAGGGAGTGAGTTGGAGAGATTGTCAAGGAGTTTTGGTGACTCAGAATCATTGGTGATTTACAGTACGTAATCCACTTTGCAACTGGAGATATTTTCCATAAGGGATGCTTACGGGATCTAATTCCGCTTTGTCATTCAGTCATACCTAGAGTGTAATTCTGGTAGAAGTTAGGTCATATGCATAGTGTTGCTAGAAACTAACTGTAACCACgtaacattttgctttttcgGGAGGAAACTAAAGCACGTTGCTTCTACTAACGATGCTGTTATTACATGTAATGAACTACTTTCCCATTTTAGCCTGCTCTTCAGCTGGTCCTGTCTATTCAAAGAAAGGTTCATACTTCCCCAAGTACGTGTAAGCGCAGTTACCGACCCGCTTACGTGGCGGACGGATGCAGTTGTAGTGAAAGAGCAGATTTCCCTTTTTCCACTCGGGGCTTTCCACGCTGTAAACGTCAGGCGAACGACAGAactccccactgcccccccacTGCCCTGCCGCCCCTCCCACTGCCCGTCCCTTCACCGTCCACATAGATGTCACAGTCATTGCTACCTGGAGGCATTGACGAGGCAGTTATTTCCAGTGCAGGCTTGTGTCGCTGTCTTCCCTGGAATTTCTTGGAGAAGAGAATGGGTATTATTTGTGCTCGTAACAGTCTCCAGCCAGGTGTCTTTTATCGCAGTCCTGGGCACGCAAGCTCTTTCTGTTATTccagttttgcctttttccttgaGTGTTCAATGAGGTTTGCTCTAGTATCGCTCCTCGCAGTTATGGTCTCTTGTTCTTGTTTATCTGTTGTGGTTTTAGCACCAGTTTCTGAAGTTGTAAGGTGTCCATTTTATATCTTTGAGTCACCATGTCACGCTGTCATGATTTTTCCATCGGCCGACTGCCTCTGTAGTTCCCTAAGGGGCTTTGTAGGCAATCAGGCTCGAGTGTGTCATGCCACTTTTGCGATGGACCTCTCGTCCTCGTGGCTTCATCCGTTGGGCAGTCTCGGTTGCTGCTTGGTACAATATCCTGTCTTTTTGAGCTTTCTGAGTTTCTCgtattttctgggttttggttAGGATCTTTTTGGTaggatttcttttgtttattcctGCAGGTAACGTCAGGTCTTCTTTTGGCATCCAGGTCTCCATGGtattctcctcttttttttttgccagataTCCTCACCAGTGTTTTCCCACTGCAGGAGCGGCAGAGAGGGAAGCGGAGCACTCAGAGCGCCGGGACATCTGGGGAGGTCGCATTGGGCTTCCTCTCGTCTTTGCAGGGCTGACCCTGAGGAAGTCCGGTGCATGGGTTGATCGGGTGAGTATGTATTACGTGGGTGCACTAATCCCCTTCAGAGCATATCAGAGCATAaggattttgttctgtttggtGTAATGTTGTTCTCTTTTGTGTATTTGTCAAATGAGTTTTGTGCGGGAGGAAGCCAGCTATCTGACTGTTTTTGTGATAAGGTGGGGTACACCTGTTTTTAGGTCGTATCTTATTTGCCAGTTGTTTTGAATTCGTTGTATCTGATTTTCCTAGCGACACACGAAGGGGTTCAGGGCACCCTGACGGCAGGCGCTGTCAGTGAAAGGCAAAGCAGGGTCATAGCAGAGTTTTCCATTATGGGGATGGGCTCCATCATCTCCTGcacaaaattaattctgttacGTAGCGATCAAGATGGTagcttgcttttcattttttgaggAACAAGAGGATGATGGAGCAGGCTATCAGAGCATAATCATTCTCTCTTCCTTTGGCAGTAGAGGCACCCAAGGGCCAGCCCGCATCCAAGGAATGGCACAAGGATATCCGTGTTGACTGtcagcagaggaaggaagcTTCTTTCGGAGGCCAAGGTGATGAAGTGGCATCCTTAATTGTTCTGTTTGATTTTCATCACGGAGGGCGGGGAGGGGCTCGGACATCCAAAACATGGTCCCCGGACAGGGAGGCTGTGAGGGATATCACAAGTACCACTGGACATGAATTAGAACCCAGTGCTCAGGTTGCACCCGCCTACCAGAACCATCCTGCCATCTGAAGTAATGCATCCTTCTGTACCGAGTTTTTAATAGCTCGGTCCGCATCACCTTCGGCTTTTCCTCCTCGAGCTTGTATTTTGGCAAGAAGCGGCTCTCATCAAGCATTTGGGTCTGAGGGGTCTCCATTAGGTTTTGGGAACGTCAGGTCGTATTCAACATCTGTCTGCAGTCAGGTCTCCTGTAACTACCACGCAGTTTGGGCTTAAGACTTTATAGTGCAGTGTTAGATAACAGTAGTATTCTGTATGCCAGCGGCTTCCGGCATCCCAGTCTCACGTCCCGTTTATGTCAGCGCTCTCGTTCGAGCTTGCTGTCTGCTGTGGGGTTCTCTGTGCTGCAGTTCATGGAGTCATTTAGGAGTTACTTATCCATAACAGAAGGGTCTGTCATTACACCAGCCACGGTCACTTGCTACCCGTACCTCTTCTGGCGTTTGGTGGCCTGAGTTTTTGAGCTTTGTCGGTCTCTGCCTGTATTTGAGTAACTGGCAGTAACTAATTTTTGTGTGTCGGTGAGTGGTTTGATTTATTCTTGCAGTTCAAGTATAACAGGTGTAGGCTAAGCAGGACAGTGGAGTGAGGCGCAACAGCAAAGGTGAGCGGACAGTGTTGCGGGCCGTGATGGGGGGGTGAGGTCGATCACTTGGGGTTTTTGGGGCCTCTGTGTTGTCCGAGTATGTAAGTCGAAGGGATTTGTTAGTCTGTTTTGCATGGCGGGCTCTCTCTTTCAGAAAGCGGTATATAACATCTGCGTGCCTCTCCGCAGCCCTTGGGGGTCCGCGGTGGAGCAGATGTGCACCTGCAGCCCACCGGAGCAGGGGGATGtgcctgaaggaagctgtgaccCTGTAGAGAggagcccgtgctggagcaggtttttcgggcaggacctgtggccccgcaggagggaccctgcgctggagcagaagaagagcgtgaggaggaaggagcagcagagacagcatgtgatgaactgaccgcaacccccattccccgtccccctgcatggcttggggagaggaggtagagaagtcagGAGTGAAGAGGAgcccaggaaaaaagagaggggtggggggaaggtggtttttttgatttgttcttatttctcattatccttcTTCGATTTTGATtgtcaataaattaaattccccaagtcgagtctgttttgcctgtgacagtgatTGGTGAGTGACCTCTTTGTCCTTAGcttgacccacaagcttttttgttgtattttctccccgtcttgttgaggagggggagcgaTAGAGCAGTTTGGTGGGCACcgggcagccagccaaggtcagcaCACCACGGTTCCCTTCTATCgggctccctgtccctattttttaattcttgccgATGTTTCTTATACCCCATCACTTTTGAAACTTTTTACCTCTCCATccctattatttttaataataatattttaacaataataattttttaataataacatttttaataattcttgCATATGTTTCTTGAACCCagtcgctttttaaattttcttgctacctttccctctctctgtctccctgacctaattttaattttccctgTATGTCTTGTACCgtgccattttttaaattttcttcctgcatcTCCCTCCATGCAGCTCCGTGTacccattttttaaattcttgtctCTGATTCTTGTATCCTGTCACttccaaaattttctttctgtgtctccctcCATCCATCTTCCCTGTCTCTAAttcttccctctctgtcctggaCCCCGTCGctctttaaattttctttctacaccttCCTCTTTCTATTCCCCTGTCCCTCTTTGTTAGTTCTTGCCTGTGTTTCTTGCGCCCTGTCGCtcttacaaattttctttctacgccTACCTCTATCCGGCTCCctgcttctattttttatttcttgcccATGTTTCTTTCCCCCCATCACTTTAGAATTTCTCCCCATCCCTTGTCTCTGTTGTCTTGTCCTGCTGGTCCCTTccacctctccctcctgctctctgtctctcatttttccctccctctctctgtccctgGTTGTTCGCTCAGTCTCTCGGCTCTCCTCCCTCGGCACGCctgccaaaggggagctggctgaggagggaatccGAGGGGGTGCCTCCGGCAAGGAACGGCCGGTCCCCggaaggtttttttaatttattcctctGTCCTGTGCCCCGTCACTTCCAAATTTCCTTCCTATTTCTCAGTTCGCCGTCActacttttaaagtttttcctgtctgtcctgtacccaatcgcgttttaaattttccttctacgtctacttttatcaagccGCGTATCACttctttaattctttcctggctacTGTGTACCCTGTCacttcttacattttctttccatgtctactttaacctattcactctattatttctttatttccttaatcaccattgcttttaaaaatttctgtctactttcatcccgttcatggtctttatttgcctacctttttttttttcattatttcttgtttttccatAATGccattactttttaattttttttctacatctgttttagtttgctgttcctctttttttaacacttaatttatttccctaatccccctcactttttaaatgttctttctgtgcctacttttattgCCTTGGCtgtcttcttttaattatttattctttgttcTGTGCCATcactttttagattttctttctacatctttgttttagttcaccgtcactgtttttatttttttccttatttccctcAACgcctgttgcttttaaaatgttctacttttatctcatttgatgtctttattttttaattgtttttccctagtgccatcgcttttcaggttttctttctacgtctgttttagtTCACTGTTgctacttttaaattttttctttatttctttaatccccgctgcttttaaaattttctgtctgcttttatgccgttcactgtctttatttcaccgtcttttaattatttcttctctctcctttgtgccgccacttttaaaattttctttcaacatctgttttagtttgctgcccctatttaattttttcctctcttaatgTCTTCACTAttgaatttttgtttatatgttcacttctatgtatttttatgtctcttacttttttcctctgtcctctACCTTGTcccttttaaagttttctttctacgtctacttttatcacCATGTCTAACCCTATTCTTTATtatttcctgtctgtcctgtgtCACGTtacttttcaatttctttctatATCTACTTTtatccagttcactgtctttactttttatttatttccagtcTGTGCTGTACCctgtcactttttaaattttgtttctatatcTTTGTTTATTTAGGTTGCCGTgcctgttttttatttttttcctttatttccttaatcttgttgcttttaaattttttttttctacatctgcTTTTATCTagttcctgtccctatttttaaattctttcttgtcttttgggtactccctcaatttttcagtgttctttctatgtctgtttttttagtttgttgtccctattttttagatttttcctcctttaatgccttcatgtttcaggttttttttctatgcctacttttacctggttttctctccctatttttaaattttttctcctctgccttgtccccttttgcttttaaaattttctttctatgtctgcTTTTATCAAGCTGTACATCCCTTGATTTTGATTCTTTCTTGTTTGTCACATACCTTGTCGCcttttaaatttcctttgcgtcttattttttttctcttctctcagttcatcccgaggctttagaGGGTCTCCTCGGCACACTTTTGTCTCTGGAGTGTAGTTCATACTCCCTTGGTTTGTCAGAACATCTCCTCGGGTCATCCTTCTTCCTCGGAGCAGtctttttgtcctctcctccatctcgatGGCCTCCAATGGGTCGGTCTCTCCCTCACGACATCTGTACactgttcaaatcccctcccgagtccTTTTGTGTCCTCGAGCCTTCTCCTgtctctctggcca
This genomic stretch from Gavia stellata isolate bGavSte3 unplaced genomic scaffold, bGavSte3.hap2 HAP2_SCAFFOLD_673, whole genome shotgun sequence harbors:
- the LOC132320831 gene encoding ferritin heavy chain A-like, which produces MDSQIRQNYHRDCEAAVNRMANMELHASYVYLSMAFYFERDDVALPRLGRFFLAQSHEEREHAEGLLRFQTRRGGRVLLHDIKKPERDAWGSALEAAEAALQLEKSVNQALLDLHRLATEKGDPHLCDFLESHYLDEQVKAIKVLGDHITNLRRLAGGAGVPGGGPSGLGEYLFDRLSLEERS